The region GGTCAAGCATTTGATATTCGCGGCTTAGTCTATGCTTGGTATCCAACATTTCCAGAAGTTTTTGCTGCTCATCAGCAACTGGCCCTCCTAAATGTGATGCGACCCAAAAAGACAATTCCCTTGGAATTGTAGGTAATCCCTCAGGCAAGTTTCTTTCAGAGTCTGTCAGTTTGCCTGTCAAAGAAACCACATCTTTCAATGCAATCAATACAGAGTTCGAAAGATCACTTAACTCATCTTGGTCAGAATCAATACCATCATCTACCCAACTGACCATAGCTGTATAAAAAGGTGCTTCTCGAAGAATCTCTAAAACACGAAAACGTTGCTGACCAAGTGTAACTAAGTTGCTGCGTCCATCTTCAGATGTTTGATGTTTGATTATCTGAGCGCAGCAACCAACATCTGCAATTTTTTTGGTTGCAGGGTTCAGTCGAATCACTCCAAATCGACTATCAGCTTCTAAAACAGTTTGAAGCATTATTCGATACCTTGATTCAAAAATATGAAGTGGCAATACCTCCTGAGGAAATAAGACAACATCAGGTAGAGGAAACAACGGTAACTCCCTGACTGAAATATCCGTCACGGAATCTTCTCGAACACATATAGATACTACTTAAATCTTGTGGTCATTGACGTATTAACAACATCAAAGCTTAACTTCGATATCAACTCCGCTTGGTAAATCAAGCTTCATCAGAGCATCGATTGTCTTTGCTGAAGGGCTATAAATATCTATGATTCTTCTATGGGTCCTAGTCTCAAAGTGCTCTCTAGAGTCTTTATCTACATGGGGGGATCTAAGAACGCAATATATCTTCCTTTTTGTAGGAAGAGGGATAGGACCAATTGCTGTCGCTGCAGTATTGTCAGCTGTTTCAATGATCTTGTCGCATGAAAGATCTAACATCCGCCTATCAAATGCTTTAAGGCGTATCCTTATCTTCTGTTGTGCTATTGCCGTTGACATAAGTTCCTTATTGTATGTTTCCCCTAAAGGGGGTGATGAAAATAAATTTTCAAGGTTCAAAAGCTTTAGAAAGACTAAAGCCCAAGTTGTTAATTTAACTTATTGGAGATTTTTCTCCAGCAAAAAACAAAGATCTACTTAATAATCTTTGAAACGACACCAGCGCCAATTGTTCGGCCACCTTCACGAATAGCAAATCTCATACCTTGTTCAATTGCAACTGGACAAATAAGTTCTCCTGTCATTTTGATGCGATCTCCAGGCATAACCATTTCCACACTACTTCCGTCATCAGCTGTAAAAGCTGTGATTTGTCCTGTCACATCGGTTGTACGTATGTAAAACTGTGGTCTATACCCAGCAAAGAAAGGAGTGTGTCTTCCTCCTTCTTCTTTCTTAAGCACATAAACCTCTCCTTCAAATTGAGTATGAGGAGTAATGGATCCTTTTTTAACAAGAACCATTCCGCGCTCAATATCCTCTTTCTGTATTCCCCTTAGCAAAAGGCCTACATTGTCGCCTGCCATCCCTTCGTCGAGAAGCTTACGAAACATCTCTACTCCGGTGACGGTTGTAAGCCTTGTATCTCTAATACCAACTATCTCTACCTCCTCTCCTACAGTCACCTTCCCACGCTCAATTCGTCCTGTTGCAACTGTGCCTCTACCGGTAATTGAAAAGACATCTTCTACTGCCATTAAAAAAGGCTTATCAACTTCTCGTTCTGGCTCAGGAATTGAAGCATCTACAGCCTTCATTAACTCCTCAACCTTGCCTTCCCATTCAGAATCTCCTTCAAGAGCTTTTAAACCTGATACTTGAACAATAGGGATCTCATCTCCAGGGAAATCATAACTATCTAATAGTTCACGAATCTCCATCTCAACTAATTCAATGATCTCAGGATCATCAACCATGTCGCACTTATTAAGGGCAACTACAAGAGCTGGAACTCCCACTTGCTTAGCAAGAAGTATGTGCTCCTTAGTTTGTGCCATTGGGCCATCAGTAGCCGCACAAACTAAAATAGCTCCGTCCATTTGAGCTGCACCTGTGATCATATTTTTCACATAGTCAGCATGACCTGGACAATCAACATGGGCGTAATGTCTGCCATCAGTCTCATACTCAACATGAGCTGTATTAATTGTGATACCGCGCTCTCTCTCTTCTGGAGCACCATCTATATCACCATAATCTTGAGCTTGGGCTTGTCCCTTCTTGGCTAACACATTTGTGATAGCTGCAGTAAGGGTAGTTTTCCCATGATCAACATGCCCAATTGTCCCAATGTTGACGTGAGGCTTGTTTCTTTCGAACTTCTCTCTGGCCATTTGTTTAAAGAATCAGGTTAATAATAGACGATTGATGATGAAGATATCAGGAATTGCCCTGATTCTTAGAGATGATTGCTTCAGCAACATTCCGAGGAACCTCCTCATACTTGCTGAACTCCATTGAGAATATACCTCGCCCTTGAGTCATTGATCGCAGTTGAGTGGCGTAACCGAACATTTCAGCCAAAGGTACTTTTGATTGAACCTTTGAAATTCCATCATCAATAGATTGGCCTTCAACTTGACCCCTTCTTGAAGAAAGATCTCCAATAATTGAACCTAGGAAGTCCTCAGGAACCTCAACTTCTACTTTCATCATTGGCTCTAGAAGAACAGGGTTACACTTTTTAACCCCATCTTTGAAGGCCATTGAGCCAGCAATCTTAAATGCCATTTCAGATGAATCAACATCATGAAAAGAACCATCAACCATAGTTACCTTTACATCAATCAAAGGATATCCAGCCAATACACCAGATTCACATGTCTCTTTCATACCATTCGATGCAGGGCCGATATATTCCTTAGGCACAACACCACCAACAATTTTATTAATAAATTCAAATCCTGATCCTGGTTCACCTGGTTCCATTTCAATAACGACATGTCCATATTGCCCCTTACCTCCTGTTTGGCGCGCATACTTACCTTCGCCTTTTGAACTCGATCTAATTGTTTCTCTATAAGAAACTTGAGGTGCTCCAATATTGGCTTCGACTTTAAACTCACGAAGCATTCTGTCTACAAGAATCTCCAAGTGAAGTTCTCCCATACCAGCAATAACAGTCTGATTTGTTTCTTGGTCAGTACTTACACGAAATGTTGGATCTTCTTCTGCAAGAGATACTAAAGCCTTAGAAAGTTTCTCCATATCACCTTTGGTTTTAGGCTCTACTGCAACAGAAATCACAGGCTCTGGAACAAAAAGCGTCTCAAGAACAATCGGGTCATCAGTGGAACATAAAGTATCTCCGGTAGTGGTATTTTTTAAACCAAGTACAGCACCCAAATCTCCTGCACGCAGCTGATCAACTTCCTCGCGATCATCTGCCTTTAATACTACTAGTCTTGAAATTCTTTCTTTAGCATCCTTAGTGGAATTAAGGACATAACTTCCTTTTTCAAGGACACCTGAATACATCCTTACAAAAGTTAGTTTGCCATAAGGATCAGCCATAACTTTAAAAGCTAATGCACTAAATGGAGCATTATCTTCAGAGGGCCTTACGTCATCCTTTCCACTAGGCAAAACACCTTGAATAGGAGGAACATCAATAGGGGCTGGTAAATAGTCAATTACTGCATCAAGAACTAACTGAACACCTTTGTTTTTGAAAGCTGAACCACACAACATTGGAACAAGCCCATGCTTTAAAACTCCTTCTCGAATACCTTTTTTCAATTGGTCGATAGTAAGTTCACCATTCTCAAGGAAAGATTCAATTAATTCTTCATCAGTTTCTGCAACAGTTTCCATTAATTTTGATCTCCATTCAGCAGCTTTCTCGGCCATATCAGATGGGATTTCAGTCTCTTCTATATCAGTCCCAAGATCGTTTTTATATATGTGAGCTTTATTACTAACTAGATCAATAATCCCCGACAGATCTCCTTCTGCGCCAATAGGTAGCTGAATTGGAGCAGCATTTGCTTTCAGTCGATCTTTAATCTGGTCATAAACCTTTAAGAAATCTGCTCCTGTTCTATCCATCTTATTGACAAAGACCATTCTAGGGACTGAATAACGGTCAGCTTGACGCCATACGGTCTCTGACTGTGGTTGAACTCCACCAACCGCACAGAAAACTGCAATTACACCATCAAGGACTCGCATGGATCTTTCCACCTCAATGGTGAAATCCACGTGCCCAGGAGTGTCAATAATGTTAATCCTATGCTCTTGCCAACTTGTGGAAATTGCTGCTGCAGTAATAGTTATCCCCCTTTCTCTCTCTTGAGCCATCCAATCAGTTACGGCAGCTCCATCATGAACTTCACCAATCTTGTGAACTACACCTGAATAGAAAAGTATCCTTTCAGTGGTAGTGGTTTTTCCAGCGTCAATATGCGCTGCAATACCAATATTTCTTACGCGTTCTAGGGGGAAGGCACGAGCCACAGCTATTTCTCCAGTTTCAGGGTTTAAAAGCGGATGTGACTCTACAGTCCATCAGGTAAAAGTGAAAGTATTTGGTATTTATATCTAAAAAATCAATACCGATAATGAGCAAAAGCTTTATTTGCTTCGGCCATTTTATGGGTTTCCTCACGCTTGCGAACTGCATTACCAGCTTCATTTGCAGCATCCATTAATTCTCCAGCAAGTTTATGAGCCATGCTTCGACCATTTCTTGATCTGGAGAAATTAACAAGCCACCTTAATGCCATCGCTGTACCCCTCTCCTGACGAACTTCCATAGGGACTTGGTATGTAGCGCCACCTACACGTCTTGCTCGAACTTCAACAAGAGGAGTGGCGTTTTTGATAGCTGTTTCAAAAAGCTCTATAGGATCTCCACCAGTTCGCTCGTTTATTAAACCAAATGCTTGCGAAAGAATTTTTTGCGCAGTGGACTTTTTACCATGTTTCATTAGTCTTGCAACCATCATTGTTGCCAGACGATTATTAAATTGTGGGTCAGGTAAGACTGGTCGTTTTTCAGCTGCGTTTCTTCTAGACATTTGGTTAAATTAATTTAGTTAAGTAATTGATGAAAAATTTCTTTACGATTTTGGAGCCTTAGCTCCATATTTTGATCGAGCTTGCCGACGATCTTTGACACCGGCAGTATCAAGCGTTCCTCGAATAATGTGATAACGGACCCCAGGAAGGTCTTTAACCCGGCCGCCACGCAATAGCACAACTGAGTGTTCTTGAAGATTATGTCCTATACCAGGGATATAAGCTGTCACTTCAAAGCCTGAAGTAAGTCGAACTCTAGCGACTTTGCGCAATGCAGAATTTGGCTTTTTTGGCGTTGATGTATAAACCCTTGTACAAACGCCCCTCCTTTCCGGGCATGATCGCAATGCTGGCGACTTGGTTTTGCGAGTAAGTCGCTGTCGCTCAGTTCTAATTAGCTGTTGAATGGTTGGCATCGAAGATTGACTCGGTCAGTAATTTGGGTCCGAACTGATAATCTTCTATTCTACTAGCTCGAGGGCAATAAGAAGAATTTTTTATAAACCCATTTGTCTCAATACGAAGCTATTAAATAAAAAAGCACTCAAAACATTTGATTTATAACCTCTTGGCGTTTTAAATCAATTAAACAAATACACCTAGAATCATTTGATACCTAACACACTATTTTTCAATCTGCTAAGGCGAATCTAAAAAGCTTGATTTCTTTCATGCCTAAACAACCACATATTCCCAATTGGCCTTACTGTGACAGCAGCTCTCCCAATGCCTTGACAGGTGAAAGGGATGCTTGCGGTGTTGGTTTTTTAGCACAAATTGAAGGCAATTCCAATCATTGGGTTTTAGAGCAAGCACTTCGAGGTTTGGAGTGTATGGAACATCGAGGTGGATGTGGAGGTGATAGTGATTCTGGTGATGGAGCAGGGCTATTATGTGAAATTCCTTGGAGTTTTTTAGAAAGCATTTGGTCGGAAATTAAAAGTCGAAATAACTCACAGAAATTAGGGTTGGGGATGCTTTTTATGCCCAATAACTTAGAAGAATGCACAAAGGCTAAAAATATTTTTGAAAAAGAAGCAAAAACTCTTGGATTGACTTCTAGAGGATGGCGTGAAGTTCCTGTTAACCCTTCTGTCCTTGGTCCTCTAGCTAAAGAAACAGCACCTTTTATATTGCAATGGCTTGTAGAAGGAAATGATCAAGAAGAAAATTTTGAAAGTTTGCTATTTCGCTTAAGGAAGCGTATTCAAAATCAATGTGCTAATTCATTCAAAGAAATTGACAAACAACCCTATATAGCTTCTTTAAGTTCTCGCACAGTTGTTTATAAAGGAATGGTTAGATCAGAAGTTTTAGCAGATTTTTACCAAGATCTTCGTCACAAGGAATTTAAAATTTCTTTTGCTATTTATCATAGACGATTCAGTACAAACACTCTTCCCCGTTGGCCTCTCGCACAACCTATGCGACTACTAGGACACAATGGTGAAATCAATAC is a window of Prochlorococcus marinus subsp. marinus str. CCMP1375 DNA encoding:
- a CDS encoding LON peptidase substrate-binding domain-containing protein — protein: MTDISVRELPLFPLPDVVLFPQEVLPLHIFESRYRIMLQTVLEADSRFGVIRLNPATKKIADVGCCAQIIKHQTSEDGRSNLVTLGQQRFRVLEILREAPFYTAMVSWVDDGIDSDQDELSDLSNSVLIALKDVVSLTGKLTDSERNLPEGLPTIPRELSFWVASHLGGPVADEQQKLLEMLDTKHRLSREYQMLDHTRKQLAARTALKETLSNADQKNN
- the rpsJ gene encoding 30S ribosomal protein S10; the encoded protein is MSTAIAQQKIRIRLKAFDRRMLDLSCDKIIETADNTAATAIGPIPLPTKRKIYCVLRSPHVDKDSREHFETRTHRRIIDIYSPSAKTIDALMKLDLPSGVDIEVKL
- the tuf gene encoding elongation factor Tu; its protein translation is MAREKFERNKPHVNIGTIGHVDHGKTTLTAAITNVLAKKGQAQAQDYGDIDGAPEERERGITINTAHVEYETDGRHYAHVDCPGHADYVKNMITGAAQMDGAILVCAATDGPMAQTKEHILLAKQVGVPALVVALNKCDMVDDPEIIELVEMEIRELLDSYDFPGDEIPIVQVSGLKALEGDSEWEGKVEELMKAVDASIPEPEREVDKPFLMAVEDVFSITGRGTVATGRIERGKVTVGEEVEIVGIRDTRLTTVTGVEMFRKLLDEGMAGDNVGLLLRGIQKEDIERGMVLVKKGSITPHTQFEGEVYVLKKEEGGRHTPFFAGYRPQFYIRTTDVTGQITAFTADDGSSVEMVMPGDRIKMTGELICPVAIEQGMRFAIREGGRTIGAGVVSKIIK
- the fusA gene encoding elongation factor G, translated to MARAFPLERVRNIGIAAHIDAGKTTTTERILFYSGVVHKIGEVHDGAAVTDWMAQERERGITITAAAISTSWQEHRINIIDTPGHVDFTIEVERSMRVLDGVIAVFCAVGGVQPQSETVWRQADRYSVPRMVFVNKMDRTGADFLKVYDQIKDRLKANAAPIQLPIGAEGDLSGIIDLVSNKAHIYKNDLGTDIEETEIPSDMAEKAAEWRSKLMETVAETDEELIESFLENGELTIDQLKKGIREGVLKHGLVPMLCGSAFKNKGVQLVLDAVIDYLPAPIDVPPIQGVLPSGKDDVRPSEDNAPFSALAFKVMADPYGKLTFVRMYSGVLEKGSYVLNSTKDAKERISRLVVLKADDREEVDQLRAGDLGAVLGLKNTTTGDTLCSTDDPIVLETLFVPEPVISVAVEPKTKGDMEKLSKALVSLAEEDPTFRVSTDQETNQTVIAGMGELHLEILVDRMLREFKVEANIGAPQVSYRETIRSSSKGEGKYARQTGGKGQYGHVVIEMEPGEPGSGFEFINKIVGGVVPKEYIGPASNGMKETCESGVLAGYPLIDVKVTMVDGSFHDVDSSEMAFKIAGSMAFKDGVKKCNPVLLEPMMKVEVEVPEDFLGSIIGDLSSRRGQVEGQSIDDGISKVQSKVPLAEMFGYATQLRSMTQGRGIFSMEFSKYEEVPRNVAEAIISKNQGNS
- the rpsG gene encoding 30S ribosomal protein S7, with the translated sequence MSRRNAAEKRPVLPDPQFNNRLATMMVARLMKHGKKSTAQKILSQAFGLINERTGGDPIELFETAIKNATPLVEVRARRVGGATYQVPMEVRQERGTAMALRWLVNFSRSRNGRSMAHKLAGELMDAANEAGNAVRKREETHKMAEANKAFAHYRY
- the rpsL gene encoding 30S ribosomal protein S12 is translated as MPTIQQLIRTERQRLTRKTKSPALRSCPERRGVCTRVYTSTPKKPNSALRKVARVRLTSGFEVTAYIPGIGHNLQEHSVVLLRGGRVKDLPGVRYHIIRGTLDTAGVKDRRQARSKYGAKAPKS